In Nocardioides faecalis, the following proteins share a genomic window:
- a CDS encoding NADH-quinone oxidoreductase subunit D yields MVSTGSTTDPDTGAAATEGTDFYAGSADTAGGKVFTVSGQDWSEIAAGLGDGDAAERVVVNMGPQHPSTHGVLRLILEIEGETVTEARCGIGYLHTGIEKNMEYRSWTQGVTFCTRMDYLSPFFNEMTYTLGVERLLDIADEVPEKAQVMRVLLMELNRISSHLVCIATGGMEIGALTVMTVGFRERELVLDLFELITGLRMNHAFIRPGGVAQDLPSGALDEITSFVALMRKRLPEYAALCNANPIFKARLEGVGHLDLEGCMALGLTGPVLRSTGYGYDLRKAQPYCGYETYDFDVQTWDTADAYGRFRLRLNEMWESLRIIEQAAARLARLEGAPVMVADKKIAWPSQLSIGSDGMGNSLDHIRHIMGESMEALIHHFKLVTEGFRVPAGQAYVPVESPRGELGAHVVSDGGTRPFRAHFRDPSFHNLQAMAVMSEGGQIADVIVAIASLDPVMGGVDR; encoded by the coding sequence ATGGTCTCGACAGGCTCGACCACGGACCCGGACACGGGCGCCGCCGCGACGGAGGGCACCGACTTCTACGCGGGCTCCGCCGACACCGCCGGCGGCAAGGTGTTCACCGTCTCCGGTCAGGACTGGAGCGAGATCGCCGCCGGGCTCGGTGACGGCGACGCCGCGGAGCGGGTGGTCGTCAACATGGGCCCCCAGCACCCCTCCACGCACGGGGTGCTGCGGCTGATCCTGGAGATCGAGGGCGAGACCGTCACCGAGGCCCGCTGCGGGATCGGCTACCTGCACACCGGCATCGAGAAGAACATGGAGTACCGCTCCTGGACCCAAGGGGTCACCTTCTGCACCCGGATGGACTACCTGTCCCCGTTCTTCAACGAGATGACCTACACGCTCGGGGTGGAGCGGCTGCTGGACATCGCCGACGAGGTGCCGGAGAAGGCGCAGGTCATGCGGGTCCTGCTGATGGAGCTCAACCGGATCTCCTCCCACCTGGTCTGCATCGCCACCGGCGGCATGGAGATCGGCGCGCTGACGGTGATGACGGTCGGCTTCCGGGAGCGCGAGCTGGTCCTCGACCTGTTCGAGCTGATCACCGGCCTGCGGATGAACCACGCGTTCATCCGTCCCGGCGGCGTCGCCCAGGACCTGCCGTCGGGGGCGCTGGACGAGATCACGTCGTTCGTCGCGCTGATGCGCAAGCGCCTGCCCGAGTACGCCGCGCTGTGCAACGCCAACCCGATCTTCAAGGCCCGCCTGGAGGGCGTCGGCCACCTCGACCTCGAGGGCTGCATGGCGCTCGGGCTGACCGGCCCGGTGCTGCGCAGCACCGGCTACGGCTACGACCTGCGCAAGGCCCAGCCCTACTGCGGCTACGAGACCTACGACTTCGACGTGCAGACCTGGGACACCGCCGATGCCTACGGCCGGTTCCGGCTGCGGCTGAACGAGATGTGGGAGTCGCTGCGCATCATCGAGCAGGCCGCGGCCCGGCTCGCCCGGCTCGAGGGCGCGCCGGTGATGGTGGCGGACAAGAAGATCGCCTGGCCCAGCCAGCTCTCGATCGGAAGCGACGGCATGGGCAACAGCCTCGACCACATCCGCCACATCATGGGCGAGTCGATGGAGGCGCTGATCCACCACTTCAAGCTGGTGACGGAGGGCTTCCGGGTGCCGGCCGGGCAGGCCTACGTGCCGGTGGAGTCGCCCCGCGGCGAGCTCGGCGCCCACGTCGTCTCCGACGGCGGCACTCGGCCGTTCCGGGCGCACTTCCGCGACCCGTCGTTCCACAACCTGCAGGCGATGGCGGTGATGAGCGAGGGCGGCCAGATCGCGGACGTCATCGTCGCCATCGCCAGCCTCGACCCCGTGATGGGAGGTGTCGACCGATGA
- the nuoE gene encoding NADH-quinone oxidoreductase subunit NuoE encodes MTSAIDDKTLAEMREIAARYPEPRSGLLPMLHLVQSVQGRITPEGIEACAAVLDLSAAEVSGVATFYTMYKRHGVGDFHVGVCTNTLCAVMGGDEILARLSAHLEVGNDEVAEKRQGDTYSVSLEHIECNAACDYAPVMMVNWEFMDNQTPESAVQVVESLRAGHAVSSTRGPRLCTWRQAERVLAGFPDGRADEGPTAGEASLAGLALARERGWRAPDPEAIAAAGPAEEGEER; translated from the coding sequence ATGACCTCTGCGATCGACGACAAGACGCTGGCGGAGATGCGCGAGATCGCGGCCCGCTACCCCGAGCCCCGCTCCGGGCTGCTGCCGATGCTGCACCTGGTGCAGTCGGTGCAGGGGCGGATCACGCCGGAGGGGATCGAGGCGTGCGCGGCGGTGCTGGATCTCAGCGCCGCCGAGGTCAGCGGCGTCGCGACCTTCTACACGATGTACAAGCGGCACGGCGTCGGCGACTTCCACGTCGGGGTCTGCACCAACACGCTGTGCGCGGTGATGGGCGGCGACGAGATCCTCGCCCGGCTCTCGGCCCACCTGGAGGTGGGCAACGACGAGGTCGCCGAGAAGCGCCAGGGCGACACCTACTCCGTGAGCCTGGAGCACATCGAGTGCAACGCGGCCTGCGACTACGCGCCGGTGATGATGGTCAACTGGGAGTTCATGGACAACCAGACGCCGGAGTCCGCCGTCCAGGTCGTCGAGTCCCTGCGCGCCGGGCACGCCGTCTCCTCCACCCGCGGTCCGCGGCTGTGCACCTGGCGGCAGGCCGAGCGGGTGCTGGCCGGCTTCCCCGACGGTCGCGCCGACGAGGGGCCCACCGCCGGCGAGGCGAGCCTGGCCGGTCTGGCGCTGGCCCGCGAGCGCGGCTGGCGGGCCCCGGACCCGGAAGCGATCGCTGCGGCCGGCCCGGCCGAGGAGGGGGAGGAGCGATGA
- the nuoF gene encoding NADH-quinone oxidoreductase subunit NuoF, with the protein MSDTLTPVLTDLWDAKKGWKLQTYAARGGYDALDTAFAMSPDDVIARVKDSGLRGRGGAGFPTGMKWSFIPQDNPRPKYLVVNADESEPGTCKDIPLMMGNPHVLVEGVILSAYAIRANQAFIYIRGEVLHVIRRVQAAVAEAYAAGHLGKDIHGSGYDLDVVVHAGAGAYICGEETALLEGLEGRRGQPRLRPPFPAVAGLYASPTVINNVESIASVPAIVRNGAAWFSAMGTEKSAGHGIFSLSGHVVRPGQYEAPLGITLRELLDLAGGIRPGHELKFWTPGGSSTPLLTAEHLDVPLDFEGVGSAGSMLGTRALQVFDDTVCVVRAVLRWTEFYKHESCGKCTPCREGTWWLVQALRRLEHGEVDEADGAVLIDQLLDQCDNILGRSFCALGDGATSPISSSIKYFREEYLAHLTHGGCPFDPARSTAWAGAGATTEAAL; encoded by the coding sequence ATGAGCGACACCCTCACCCCGGTCCTGACCGACCTGTGGGACGCCAAGAAGGGCTGGAAGCTGCAGACCTACGCCGCCCGCGGCGGGTACGACGCCCTGGACACCGCGTTCGCGATGAGCCCCGACGACGTGATCGCCCGGGTCAAGGACTCCGGGCTGCGCGGCCGGGGCGGCGCCGGCTTCCCGACCGGCATGAAGTGGTCCTTCATCCCGCAGGACAACCCGCGGCCGAAGTACCTGGTGGTCAACGCCGACGAGTCCGAGCCGGGCACCTGCAAGGACATCCCGCTGATGATGGGCAACCCGCACGTGCTCGTCGAGGGCGTGATCCTGTCCGCCTACGCGATCCGCGCCAACCAGGCCTTCATCTACATCCGCGGCGAGGTGCTGCACGTGATCCGGCGCGTGCAGGCGGCGGTGGCCGAGGCCTACGCCGCGGGCCACCTCGGCAAGGACATCCACGGCTCGGGCTACGACCTCGACGTCGTGGTGCACGCCGGCGCGGGCGCCTACATCTGCGGCGAGGAGACCGCGCTGCTGGAGGGCCTGGAGGGCCGACGCGGACAGCCGCGGCTGCGCCCGCCGTTCCCGGCCGTCGCCGGGCTCTACGCCAGCCCGACGGTGATCAACAACGTGGAGTCGATCGCCTCCGTGCCCGCCATCGTGCGCAACGGCGCCGCCTGGTTCTCCGCGATGGGCACGGAGAAGTCCGCCGGGCACGGCATCTTCTCGCTCTCCGGCCACGTCGTGCGGCCCGGGCAGTACGAGGCGCCGCTCGGCATCACGCTGCGCGAGCTGCTCGACCTGGCCGGCGGCATCCGGCCCGGGCACGAGCTGAAGTTCTGGACCCCCGGCGGCTCCAGCACCCCGTTGCTCACCGCCGAGCACCTCGACGTACCGCTCGACTTCGAGGGCGTGGGCTCCGCCGGCTCGATGCTGGGCACCCGAGCGCTGCAGGTCTTCGACGACACCGTGTGCGTGGTGCGCGCGGTGCTGCGCTGGACGGAGTTCTACAAGCACGAGTCCTGCGGCAAGTGCACCCCGTGCCGCGAGGGCACGTGGTGGCTGGTCCAGGCGCTGCGCCGCCTCGAGCACGGCGAGGTGGACGAGGCCGACGGCGCGGTGCTGATCGACCAGCTGCTCGACCAGTGCGACAACATCCTCGGCCGCTCCTTCTGCGCGCTCGGGGACGGCGCCACCAGCCCGATCTCCAGCTCGATCAAGTACTTCCGCGAGGAGTACCTGGCCCACCTGACCCACGGTGGGTGCCCGTTCGACCCGGCCCGCTCCACCGCCTGGGCGGGCGCGGGAGCGACCACGGAGGCGGCACTGTGA
- a CDS encoding NADH-quinone oxidoreductase subunit G, with amino-acid sequence MTSTPEKTAGAVEKSDLVKVTIDGVEVSVPKDTLVIRAAERIGVQVPRFCDHPLLAPAGACRQCLVEVTDAGNGRGFPKPQASCTLPVADGMVVNTQVTSPVADKAQQGVMELLLINHPLDCPVCDKGGECPLQNQAMSNGRGESRFSDARNRGVKRTFPKPINLSPMVLLDRERCIVCQRCTRFADEIAGDPFIELLERGASQQIGIAEDAPFLSYFSGNTIQICPVGALTSEQYRFRSRPFDLVSTPGIAEHDACGSAIRIDHRRGKVLRRQAGNDPDVNEEWITDKDRFAFAYATAEDRLRYPRVRDTDGTLRPASWPEAFTVAARGLAAARGAGGVGVLTGGRLSVEDAYAYAKFARIALGTNDIDFRARPHSEEEAAFLASAVVLGAPGAGAVTYADLEGERTVVLVGLEPEDEAGAIFLRLRKSVSARRRGLPGATVLALAPFRSRGLRKLDARVLPTVPGTEPAGLRSLVGELDAASVLLVGERMAAVPGALSAAVEVAAATGARLGWVPRRAGDRGAVEAGCLPNLLPGGRPVADAAARVDVATAWGSAPVPEQPGRDAAAIVAALNAGELGGLVVAGVDPDDTPDPAATRQAITAAGFVVALDLRATDVTEQADVVFPVAPVTDKAGSFVNWEGRVRSWAAALHNPASLPDLRALSGIAAELGTPLGFRTVEEVRAEMEQLGPWDGARPQPPTVEPAVEPAEASRSADPASYVLATWKLHLDNGSLQDGDKYLKSTARTPVALVPRSVYDAHGATVTLSGDRGAVVLPAEICDDLAEGTVWVPASSVGAGVLADLASPGSRVTVAAGAFEGGGR; translated from the coding sequence GTGACCAGCACCCCGGAGAAGACCGCCGGCGCGGTCGAGAAGAGCGACCTGGTCAAGGTCACCATCGACGGCGTCGAGGTGTCGGTGCCCAAGGACACGCTGGTCATCCGCGCCGCCGAGCGGATCGGCGTGCAGGTGCCGCGGTTCTGCGACCACCCGCTGCTCGCACCGGCCGGCGCCTGCCGACAGTGCCTGGTGGAGGTGACCGACGCCGGCAACGGCCGCGGCTTCCCGAAGCCGCAGGCCTCCTGCACGCTGCCGGTCGCCGACGGCATGGTCGTCAACACCCAGGTGACCAGCCCGGTCGCCGACAAGGCGCAGCAGGGCGTGATGGAGCTGCTGCTCATCAACCACCCGCTGGACTGCCCGGTGTGCGACAAGGGCGGCGAGTGCCCGCTGCAGAACCAGGCGATGTCCAACGGTCGAGGCGAGTCCCGCTTCTCCGACGCGCGCAACCGCGGGGTGAAGCGGACCTTCCCGAAGCCGATCAACCTCTCGCCGATGGTGCTGCTCGACCGGGAGCGCTGCATCGTGTGCCAGCGCTGCACCCGGTTCGCCGACGAGATCGCCGGCGACCCGTTCATCGAGCTCCTCGAGCGCGGCGCGTCCCAGCAGATCGGCATCGCCGAGGACGCCCCCTTCCTGTCCTACTTCTCCGGCAACACCATCCAGATCTGCCCCGTCGGCGCGCTCACCTCCGAGCAGTACCGGTTCCGCTCCCGGCCCTTCGACCTCGTCTCGACCCCCGGCATCGCCGAGCACGACGCGTGCGGCTCCGCGATCCGCATCGACCACCGGCGCGGCAAGGTGCTGCGCCGCCAAGCCGGCAACGACCCCGACGTCAACGAGGAGTGGATCACCGACAAGGACCGCTTCGCGTTCGCCTACGCCACCGCCGAGGACCGGTTGCGCTACCCGCGGGTCCGCGACACCGACGGCACGCTGCGCCCGGCGTCGTGGCCGGAGGCGTTCACCGTCGCCGCCCGCGGGCTCGCCGCAGCCCGCGGCGCCGGTGGCGTGGGCGTGCTGACCGGCGGCCGGCTCAGCGTCGAGGACGCCTACGCCTACGCCAAGTTCGCCCGGATCGCGCTCGGCACGAACGACATCGACTTCCGGGCCCGGCCGCACTCGGAGGAGGAGGCCGCGTTCCTGGCCTCCGCGGTGGTGCTCGGCGCCCCCGGTGCCGGTGCGGTCACCTACGCCGACCTCGAGGGCGAGCGGACCGTGGTGCTCGTCGGGCTGGAGCCCGAGGACGAGGCCGGTGCGATCTTCCTGCGGCTGCGCAAGTCCGTCTCCGCCCGCCGGCGCGGGCTGCCCGGTGCGACGGTCCTCGCCCTCGCCCCGTTCCGCAGCCGGGGACTGCGCAAGCTGGACGCTCGGGTGCTGCCCACCGTGCCCGGCACCGAGCCGGCCGGCCTGCGGTCGCTGGTCGGCGAGCTCGACGCGGCCAGCGTGCTGCTCGTCGGCGAGCGAATGGCGGCCGTGCCGGGTGCGCTCAGCGCCGCGGTCGAGGTCGCCGCCGCCACCGGCGCCCGGCTGGGCTGGGTGCCCCGCAGGGCCGGTGACCGCGGCGCGGTCGAGGCCGGCTGCCTGCCGAACCTGCTGCCCGGCGGCCGGCCGGTCGCCGACGCCGCCGCCCGCGTCGACGTCGCCACGGCCTGGGGCAGCGCCCCGGTGCCCGAGCAGCCCGGCCGGGACGCCGCCGCGATCGTCGCCGCCCTCAACGCCGGCGAGCTCGGCGGCCTGGTCGTCGCCGGCGTCGACCCCGACGACACCCCCGACCCCGCCGCGACCCGGCAGGCGATCACCGCCGCCGGCTTCGTCGTGGCGCTCGACCTGCGGGCCACCGACGTGACCGAGCAGGCGGACGTCGTCTTCCCCGTCGCTCCGGTCACCGACAAGGCCGGCAGCTTCGTGAACTGGGAGGGCCGGGTCCGGTCCTGGGCGGCGGCGCTGCACAACCCGGCCTCGCTGCCCGACCTGCGCGCCCTGTCCGGCATCGCCGCCGAGCTCGGCACGCCGCTCGGCTTCCGCACCGTCGAGGAGGTCCGCGCCGAGATGGAGCAGCTCGGCCCCTGGGACGGTGCGCGTCCGCAGCCACCGACCGTCGAGCCGGCCGTCGAGCCGGCCGAGGCGAGCCGGTCGGCCGACCCGGCGTCGTACGTGTTGGCGACGTGGAAGCTGCACCTGGACAACGGATCGCTGCAGGACGGCGACAAGTACCTCAAGTCCACCGCCCGCACACCGGTCGCCCTCGTCCCTCGGTCCGTGTACGACGCGCACGGCGCGACCGTGACGCTGAGCGGTGACCGCGGCGCCGTCGTCCTGCCCGCCGAGATCTGCGACGACCTCGCCGAGGGCACGGTGTGGGTGCCGGCCAGCTCGGTCGGCGCCGGCGTGCTCGCCGACCTGGCCTCCCCGGGCAGCCGGGTCACCGTGGCCGCCGGCGCGTTCGAAGGAGGTGGGCGATGA
- the nuoH gene encoding NADH-quinone oxidoreductase subunit NuoH has translation MSTGLDAFGGDPWWIVVVKAVLVFVVLVLLTLFNIWWERRVVARMQHRIGPNVNGPFGLLQSLADGVKLAFKEDLIPKAADKVVFVLAPVLVVVPAFVTFSVIPFGPEVGFLGERTPLQLTDMPVAVLFVMAIASIGIYGIVLGGWSSGSTYSLLGGLRSSAQMISYEVAMGLALVAVFMYAGSMSTSEIVAAQDDVWFGLILLPSFVIYLIAMVGETNRAPFDLPEAEGELVGGFHTEYSSLKFALFFLGEYVNMATVSALATTLFLGGWHAPFWIDEVWAGANSGYWPVLWFFGKVLFFIFIFIWLRGSLPRLRYDQFMAFGWKRLIPIALVWIVAVATVRVARNEGVFDGGIRDNPQFWMTAVGIALVVLLVTFLVPDGTREPEPMTVVVPRSGGFPVPPMPAGGAVRGAAAPLTFRSDVPTARATSGAESEVSNG, from the coding sequence ATGAGCACCGGACTCGACGCGTTCGGCGGCGACCCGTGGTGGATCGTGGTGGTGAAGGCCGTGCTGGTCTTCGTGGTCCTGGTGCTGCTCACCCTGTTCAACATCTGGTGGGAGCGGCGCGTGGTGGCCCGGATGCAGCACCGCATCGGGCCCAACGTCAACGGCCCGTTCGGACTGCTGCAGTCGTTGGCGGACGGGGTGAAGCTGGCGTTCAAGGAGGACCTGATCCCGAAGGCCGCGGACAAGGTGGTCTTCGTCCTGGCACCGGTGCTCGTCGTGGTGCCGGCCTTCGTCACCTTCAGCGTCATCCCGTTCGGCCCGGAGGTCGGCTTCCTGGGTGAGCGCACCCCGCTGCAGCTCACCGACATGCCGGTGGCGGTGCTGTTCGTGATGGCGATCGCCTCGATCGGCATCTACGGCATCGTGCTGGGCGGCTGGTCCAGCGGGTCGACGTACTCGCTGCTGGGCGGGCTGCGCTCGAGCGCGCAGATGATCTCCTACGAGGTCGCGATGGGCCTGGCCCTGGTCGCGGTCTTCATGTACGCGGGCTCGATGTCGACCAGCGAGATCGTCGCCGCGCAGGACGACGTCTGGTTCGGCCTGATCCTGCTGCCCTCCTTCGTGATCTACCTGATCGCCATGGTGGGGGAGACGAACCGGGCGCCGTTCGACCTGCCCGAGGCCGAGGGCGAGCTGGTCGGCGGCTTCCACACCGAGTACTCCAGCCTGAAGTTCGCGCTCTTCTTCCTCGGCGAGTACGTCAACATGGCCACGGTCTCCGCCCTGGCCACCACGCTGTTCCTGGGCGGCTGGCACGCACCGTTCTGGATCGACGAGGTCTGGGCCGGGGCGAACTCCGGCTACTGGCCGGTGCTGTGGTTCTTCGGCAAGGTGCTGTTCTTCATCTTCATCTTCATCTGGCTGCGCGGCTCGTTGCCGCGGCTGCGCTACGACCAGTTCATGGCGTTCGGCTGGAAGCGGCTGATCCCGATCGCGCTGGTCTGGATCGTGGCCGTCGCCACCGTCCGCGTGGCCCGCAACGAGGGCGTCTTCGACGGCGGCATCCGCGACAACCCGCAGTTCTGGATGACCGCGGTCGGCATCGCGCTGGTGGTGCTGCTGGTGACGTTCCTGGTGCCCGACGGCACACGGGAGCCCGAGCCGATGACCGTCGTCGTGCCGCGCAGCGGTGGCTTCCCGGTGCCGCCGATGCCGGCGGGCGGTGCCGTGCGCGGCGCCGCCGCGCCGCTGACCTTCCGCTCCGACGTACCCACCGCCCGCGCCACGAGTGGCGCCGAGTCAGAGGTGAGCAATGGCTGA
- the nuoI gene encoding NADH-quinone oxidoreductase subunit NuoI produces MAEQADKSAQGPTLKEQLWDPVAGFGVTFRTMFRKVVTEQYPKEKLPTAPRFHGRHQLNRWPDGLEKCIGCELCAWACPADAIYVEGAENIDDAGDGTSARFSAGERYGRVYQINYLRCILCGLCIEACPTRALTMTNEYELADDNRANLIYEKSDLLAPLLPGMEQPPHAMLLGEDDQAYYRGEFAAPAPTGASASQPAGGGA; encoded by the coding sequence ATGGCTGAGCAGGCCGACAAGAGTGCCCAGGGTCCGACCCTCAAGGAGCAGCTCTGGGACCCGGTGGCCGGCTTCGGGGTCACCTTCCGGACGATGTTCCGCAAGGTCGTCACCGAGCAGTACCCGAAGGAGAAGCTGCCCACCGCGCCCCGCTTCCACGGACGCCACCAGCTGAACCGCTGGCCCGACGGGCTGGAGAAGTGCATCGGCTGCGAGCTGTGCGCCTGGGCGTGCCCCGCGGACGCGATCTACGTCGAGGGCGCGGAGAACATCGACGACGCCGGCGACGGCACGTCGGCGCGGTTCTCTGCCGGCGAGCGCTACGGCCGCGTCTACCAGATCAACTACCTGCGCTGCATCCTGTGCGGGCTGTGCATCGAGGCCTGCCCGACCCGGGCGCTGACGATGACCAACGAGTACGAGCTCGCCGACGACAACCGCGCGAACCTCATCTACGAGAAGTCCGACCTGCTCGCGCCGCTGCTGCCCGGCATGGAACAGCCGCCGCACGCGATGCTGCTGGGCGAGGACGACCAGGCCTACTACCGCGGCGAGTTCGCCGCCCCCGCTCCCACCGGCGCGAGCGCGTCGCAGCCGGCCGGAGGTGGCGCATGA
- a CDS encoding NADH-quinone oxidoreductase subunit J codes for MTAFWVLAPVMVLAALGILFVRKAVHAALLLAVVMISLAVLYAVLEAPFLFAVQIIVYTGAILMLFLFVLMLVGVDASDSVVETIKGQRVLAWLVGAGFVVVLLVGLGQVTFTAAVGLDGPGGANEGGNIQALANLLFSRYVFIFEATSALLITAAVGAMVLAHRERLTPRPKQADLAAARVRSWAETGTPLGPLPAPGVYARHNAVDTPALLPDGSPAAASVSRVLAARGTMRATGLRDIEPIAASLGVDPAARPASAGKSAATGTTEAEQPAHPGSDGTVGASDGADATTGSAGQGGGEGR; via the coding sequence ATGACCGCGTTCTGGGTGCTGGCCCCGGTGATGGTGCTCGCCGCGCTGGGCATCCTGTTCGTCCGCAAGGCCGTGCACGCCGCCCTGCTCCTCGCGGTGGTGATGATCAGCCTCGCGGTGCTCTACGCCGTGCTCGAGGCGCCGTTCCTGTTCGCGGTGCAGATCATCGTCTACACCGGCGCGATCCTGATGCTCTTCCTGTTCGTGCTGATGCTGGTGGGCGTCGACGCCTCGGACTCCGTGGTGGAGACGATCAAGGGCCAGCGCGTGCTGGCCTGGCTGGTCGGTGCCGGCTTCGTCGTGGTGCTGCTCGTCGGCCTCGGCCAGGTCACCTTCACCGCCGCCGTCGGCCTCGACGGACCCGGCGGCGCCAACGAGGGCGGCAACATCCAGGCCCTGGCCAACCTGCTGTTCTCCCGCTACGTCTTCATCTTCGAGGCCACGAGCGCCCTGCTCATCACCGCCGCTGTCGGCGCGATGGTGCTCGCCCACCGCGAGCGGCTGACGCCGCGACCGAAGCAGGCGGACCTCGCCGCGGCCCGGGTGCGCTCCTGGGCCGAGACCGGGACCCCGCTCGGCCCGCTGCCGGCCCCCGGCGTCTACGCCCGGCACAACGCCGTGGACACCCCGGCGCTGCTGCCCGACGGCTCGCCCGCGGCGGCGTCGGTCTCGCGGGTGCTCGCTGCTCGCGGCACCATGCGCGCCACCGGCCTGCGCGACATCGAGCCGATCGCGGCGTCCCTCGGCGTCGACCCGGCCGCCCGGCCGGCGAGCGCCGGGAAGTCCGCGGCCACCGGCACCACCGAGGCGGAGCAGCCCGCGCATCCCGGCTCCGACGGCACGGTCGGGGCGAGCGACGGAGCCGACGCGACCACCGGGTCCGCCGGCCAGGGCGGAGGGGAGGGACGATGA
- the nuoK gene encoding NADH-quinone oxidoreductase subunit NuoK, which yields MSEYIALSAILFSIGAVGVLVRRNAIVVFMCVELMLNACNLAFVAFARQHGNLDGQVAAFFVMVVAAAEVVIGLAIIMTIFRTRRSASVDDASLLKF from the coding sequence ATGAGCGAGTACATCGCCCTGTCCGCGATCCTGTTCAGCATCGGGGCCGTCGGCGTGCTGGTACGACGCAACGCGATCGTGGTCTTCATGTGCGTGGAGCTGATGCTCAACGCCTGCAACCTGGCCTTCGTCGCGTTCGCCCGTCAGCACGGCAACCTCGACGGCCAGGTCGCCGCCTTCTTCGTGATGGTCGTCGCGGCCGCCGAGGTCGTCATCGGGCTGGCCATCATCATGACCATCTTCCGGACCCGTCGCTCGGCCTCCGTCGACGACGCCAGCCTGCTCAAGTTCTGA